Proteins found in one Amycolatopsis umgeniensis genomic segment:
- a CDS encoding cell division protein FtsQ/DivIB — MTQTGERRRPAEPGRRPRTERTRRAEQAKARRGKRSVQDRRRTTRPVKRREIRRRWVALLSVLTVVALVYLLWFSSMLGVQQVDVVGASSVPADLIRGTAAVPDQKPMLRLDTDEIRDRVAQMPGIATVDVSRSWPSTLEITVTERAAIAFFDSGPGGDGVHLVDGGGVVFKTVKERPAGLPELKLPSVSADDPVTRAVTGVLGVIPLQLLQQVTTATAKTPGSVEFALADGKTVRWGTPADTERKAKVLAALLTREGKVFDVSAPDLPTVS, encoded by the coding sequence ATGACACAGACCGGGGAACGCCGCCGCCCGGCCGAACCCGGTCGGCGTCCGCGCACCGAACGAACCCGACGGGCCGAGCAGGCGAAGGCCCGGCGCGGCAAACGGTCCGTCCAGGACCGCCGCCGCACCACCCGGCCGGTCAAGCGCAGGGAGATCCGGCGGCGCTGGGTCGCGCTGCTCTCGGTGCTGACCGTCGTCGCGCTCGTCTACCTGCTGTGGTTCAGCTCGATGCTGGGCGTGCAGCAGGTGGACGTCGTCGGGGCGAGTTCCGTGCCCGCGGACCTGATCCGCGGTACGGCGGCGGTGCCGGACCAGAAGCCGATGCTGCGCCTGGACACCGACGAGATCCGCGACCGGGTGGCGCAGATGCCCGGCATCGCCACCGTCGACGTCTCGCGGTCCTGGCCGAGCACCCTCGAGATCACCGTGACCGAACGCGCCGCGATCGCGTTCTTCGACAGCGGGCCCGGCGGCGACGGCGTGCACCTCGTCGACGGCGGGGGAGTGGTGTTCAAGACGGTCAAGGAACGGCCTGCGGGGCTGCCCGAGCTCAAACTGCCTTCGGTTTCGGCCGACGACCCGGTGACCCGCGCGGTGACCGGCGTCCTCGGCGTGATCCCGCTGCAGTTGCTCCAGCAGGTCACCACCGCGACGGCGAAGACGCCGGGCAGCGTCGAGTTCGCGCTCGCCGACGGGAAGACCGTGCGCTGGGGGACCCCGGCCGACACCGAACGCAAGGCGAAGGTCCTCGCCGCGCTGCTCACGCGCGAGGGGAAGGTCTTCGACGTCTCGGCTCCGGACCTGCCCACCGTCTCCTGA
- a CDS encoding LLM class F420-dependent oxidoreductase, translating into MTSAANRKIRIGVQLQPQHAEYKAIRRAASEAEDLGVDIVFNWDHFYPLYGEPEGLHYECWTMLGAWAESTSRVEIGALVTCNSYRNPELLADMARTVDNISDGRLILGIGSGWFEKDYDEYGYEFGTAGGRLDNLAEALPRIESRLGKLNPQPVRKIPVLIGGGGEKKTLRLVAKHADIWHGFGDPEVVERKVKILDQHCADVGRDPKEIERSVAVEGEPEELGPKLLEQGVSLFTVATGGPDYNLDKLRSWIAWRDKQA; encoded by the coding sequence ATGACCTCTGCTGCGAACAGGAAGATCCGGATCGGCGTGCAGCTGCAGCCGCAGCACGCCGAGTACAAGGCGATCCGGCGGGCGGCTTCGGAAGCCGAAGACCTCGGTGTGGACATCGTGTTCAACTGGGACCACTTCTATCCGCTGTACGGCGAGCCCGAGGGCCTGCACTACGAGTGCTGGACCATGCTGGGCGCCTGGGCGGAGTCCACGTCACGGGTCGAGATCGGCGCGCTGGTGACGTGCAACAGCTACCGCAACCCCGAGCTGCTGGCCGACATGGCGCGCACCGTCGACAACATCTCCGACGGGCGGCTGATCCTCGGCATCGGCTCCGGCTGGTTCGAGAAGGACTACGACGAGTACGGCTACGAGTTCGGCACCGCGGGCGGGCGGCTCGACAACCTCGCCGAGGCGCTCCCGCGGATCGAAAGCAGGCTCGGGAAGCTGAACCCGCAGCCGGTCCGCAAGATCCCGGTGCTGATCGGTGGCGGCGGCGAGAAGAAGACGCTGCGCCTGGTCGCGAAGCACGCCGACATCTGGCACGGCTTCGGCGACCCGGAGGTCGTCGAGCGCAAGGTGAAGATCCTCGACCAGCACTGCGCCGACGTCGGCCGGGACCCGAAGGAGATCGAGCGTTCGGTCGCCGTCGAGGGCGAGCCCGAGGAGCTGGGCCCGAAGCTGCTGGAGCAGGGTGTCTCGCTGTTCACCGTGGCGACCGGCGGACCGGACTACAACCTGGACAAGCTGCGGTCCTGGATCGCTTGGCGCGACAAGCAGGCCTGA
- a CDS encoding NAD(P)H-binding protein: MTILVTGATGSVGRLLVDELVEAGAPVRALTVNPAKAALPEQVEVAKGYLGKPETLPEALEGIETVYLAPLADTVDDFVKLAKEAGVRRVVALSGSNADDPVENSSGVAYAIVEKAVREGGFDWTFLRPGAFMINTLGWAETIKAERVVREAYPESRMTPIDLGDIAAVAAHVILTEGHDGKKHTLSGPTAVSQREQVAAIAAALGEEVRFQELTREEANQQWAGAGIPPEIAEWLLDGFAYFTENPDTPTGVVQELTGRPGVTYAEWAVANVEAFR, from the coding sequence GTGACGATCCTGGTGACCGGTGCGACCGGAAGCGTCGGCAGGCTGCTGGTCGACGAGCTGGTGGAGGCCGGAGCGCCGGTGCGGGCGCTGACCGTCAATCCGGCGAAGGCGGCGCTGCCGGAGCAGGTGGAGGTCGCCAAGGGCTATCTGGGCAAGCCGGAGACGCTGCCCGAAGCCCTGGAAGGCATCGAGACCGTGTACCTGGCGCCGCTGGCGGACACGGTCGACGACTTCGTGAAGCTGGCCAAGGAAGCCGGGGTGCGCCGGGTGGTGGCCCTGTCGGGCAGCAACGCCGACGATCCGGTGGAGAACTCGAGCGGCGTGGCCTACGCGATCGTCGAGAAGGCTGTCCGAGAGGGAGGCTTCGACTGGACGTTCCTACGGCCGGGCGCGTTCATGATCAACACGCTCGGCTGGGCGGAGACGATCAAGGCCGAGCGGGTGGTCCGCGAGGCCTACCCCGAATCGCGGATGACACCGATCGACCTCGGGGACATCGCCGCCGTCGCGGCGCACGTCATCCTGACCGAGGGGCATGACGGCAAGAAGCACACGCTGAGCGGGCCGACGGCGGTCAGCCAGCGCGAACAGGTCGCCGCCATCGCGGCCGCGCTCGGCGAAGAGGTGCGCTTCCAGGAGCTCACCCGGGAAGAGGCGAACCAGCAGTGGGCCGGCGCCGGGATCCCGCCGGAGATCGCGGAGTGGCTGCTCGACGGCTTCGCGTACTTCACCGAGAACCCCGACACCCCGACGGGCGTCGTCCAGGAACTCACCGGGCGGCCCGGTGTCACCTACGCGGAGTGGGCCGTGGCGAACGTCGAAGCGTTCCGCTGA
- a CDS encoding CGNR zinc finger domain-containing protein, whose product MASTQRDFLPGRSARAAAQRAVDLVVVLLGSEPSVSDVQVVLEAHGETSVELGPSDVASLREAALELREVFAARDVAEAAGTLNRLLAQYARPPRLTDHDAGFGWHLHIDDADDGPWAVWLVTSSALALAVLLADRQAPPGGLCAASGCGKPFAHLGGGSPRRYCSTRCATRERVAAHRQQRS is encoded by the coding sequence ATGGCTTCGACGCAGCGGGATTTCCTGCCCGGCCGATCCGCGAGGGCGGCGGCGCAGCGCGCGGTGGATCTGGTGGTGGTCCTGCTCGGATCGGAACCGTCGGTTTCGGACGTCCAGGTCGTGCTGGAAGCGCACGGCGAGACTTCGGTCGAGCTGGGACCTTCGGATGTGGCGTCGTTGCGCGAGGCCGCCTTGGAGCTGCGGGAGGTGTTCGCGGCGCGGGATGTCGCGGAGGCCGCCGGGACGCTCAACCGGCTGCTGGCCCAGTACGCGCGTCCGCCGCGGCTGACCGACCACGATGCGGGGTTCGGCTGGCATCTGCACATCGACGACGCGGACGACGGGCCGTGGGCTGTGTGGCTGGTGACGTCGTCCGCGCTGGCGCTGGCGGTGCTGCTGGCGGACCGCCAGGCGCCACCGGGCGGACTGTGCGCCGCTTCGGGCTGTGGGAAGCCCTTCGCGCACTTAGGCGGGGGAAGTCCGCGTCGGTACTGCTCGACGCGGTGTGCGACCCGGGAGCGGGTCGCGGCTCACCGGCAGCAGCGCTCGTGA
- a CDS encoding helix-turn-helix domain-containing protein, with the protein MSGIPVADDVLDADVAVLPISEVATALNVSANKVRQMLRDGHLIAVRRKGDLYVPVAFLVKDGVVKGLAGTITVLADSGFSRTEMLRWLFAEDETLPGATPVNALRTSHGTEVKRRAQAMAF; encoded by the coding sequence GTGAGTGGTATTCCCGTCGCCGACGACGTTCTCGATGCAGATGTGGCCGTTCTCCCGATTTCGGAGGTCGCGACCGCGCTGAACGTTTCGGCCAACAAGGTCCGCCAGATGCTGCGCGACGGTCACCTGATCGCCGTCCGGCGCAAGGGCGACCTGTACGTGCCGGTCGCGTTCCTGGTGAAGGACGGCGTGGTCAAGGGTCTGGCGGGCACCATCACCGTGCTCGCGGACTCCGGGTTCAGCCGGACGGAGATGCTGCGCTGGCTCTTCGCCGAAGACGAGACCTTGCCCGGGGCCACCCCGGTCAACGCGCTCCGCACCAGCCACGGCACCGAGGTCAAGCGGCGCGCGCAGGCGATGGCGTTCTAG
- the murC gene encoding UDP-N-acetylmuramate--L-alanine ligase, whose amino-acid sequence MPDQLPDTLTRAHLIGIGGAGMSGIARILLARGAQVSGSDAKESRAFLSLRAQGAEIAVGQAPENLDAFPEGPSSVIVSTAIKETNPELMAARERGITVLHRAQALAGLMEGHRVACIAGTHGKTSTTSMLTVALQHCHLDPSFAIGGDLNESGANAHHGEGGVFVAEADESDGSFLAYSPSVAVVTNVEPDHLDHHGTAEAYVSVFTDFLGRIAPGGLLIVCGDDEGADALGTRASAQGIRVRRYGRSVTGADDAKVLDFAPAPDGGVVRISLQGEEITLRVAVPGEHMALNAIAALLAGIELGAPVERLAEGLAAFGGVRRRFEFKGRSGDVRVYDDYAHHPTEVDAQLRAVRTAAGTGRVIVVFQPHLYSRTKTFSTEFAAALSLADEVVVLDVFGAREKPEPGVSGALIADQITGTSVHYQPAFDVAAKLAADLVKPGDLLVTMGAGDVTQLGPEILAELDRRAG is encoded by the coding sequence GTGCCTGATCAACTCCCCGACACGCTCACGCGTGCCCACCTGATCGGGATCGGCGGCGCCGGGATGAGCGGCATCGCCCGGATCCTGCTGGCCCGCGGCGCCCAGGTCTCCGGTTCCGACGCCAAGGAGTCGCGCGCGTTCCTTTCGCTGCGGGCCCAGGGCGCCGAGATCGCCGTCGGCCAGGCGCCCGAGAACCTCGACGCGTTCCCCGAAGGCCCGTCCTCGGTGATCGTGTCGACCGCGATCAAGGAGACCAACCCGGAGCTGATGGCCGCGCGGGAACGCGGGATCACCGTGCTGCACCGCGCGCAGGCGCTGGCCGGGCTGATGGAGGGGCACCGCGTCGCGTGCATCGCCGGGACGCACGGCAAGACGTCGACGACGTCGATGCTGACCGTCGCGCTCCAGCACTGTCACCTCGATCCGTCGTTCGCCATCGGCGGCGACCTCAACGAGTCGGGCGCGAACGCGCACCACGGCGAGGGCGGCGTCTTCGTCGCCGAAGCCGACGAGAGCGACGGGTCGTTCCTGGCCTACTCGCCGTCGGTCGCCGTGGTGACCAACGTCGAGCCGGACCACCTGGACCACCACGGCACCGCCGAGGCGTACGTCTCGGTGTTCACCGACTTCCTCGGCCGGATCGCGCCGGGCGGGCTGCTCATCGTCTGCGGTGACGACGAGGGGGCCGACGCGCTGGGCACGCGGGCCTCGGCGCAGGGCATCCGCGTCCGCCGCTACGGGCGTTCGGTCACCGGCGCGGACGACGCCAAGGTCCTGGACTTCGCCCCGGCCCCGGACGGCGGCGTCGTCCGGATTTCCTTGCAGGGCGAGGAAATCACCCTCCGGGTCGCGGTGCCGGGCGAACACATGGCACTGAACGCGATCGCCGCGCTGCTGGCCGGGATCGAGCTGGGCGCGCCCGTCGAAAGGCTGGCCGAAGGGCTCGCCGCGTTCGGCGGCGTCCGGCGGCGGTTCGAGTTCAAGGGCCGCTCGGGCGACGTCCGGGTGTACGACGACTACGCGCACCACCCGACCGAGGTCGACGCGCAGCTGCGCGCGGTGCGGACGGCCGCCGGGACGGGCCGGGTCATCGTGGTCTTCCAGCCGCATCTGTACTCGCGCACGAAGACGTTCTCGACGGAGTTCGCGGCCGCGCTGTCGCTGGCCGACGAGGTCGTCGTGCTGGACGTCTTCGGCGCCCGCGAGAAACCGGAGCCCGGGGTGAGCGGCGCGCTCATCGCCGACCAGATCACCGGTACTTCCGTGCACTACCAGCCCGCGTTCGACGTCGCGGCGAAGCTCGCGGCGGATCTGGTCAAACCCGGCGACCTGCTGGTGACCATGGGCGCCGGCGACGTCACGCAGCTCGGCCCCGAGATCCTGGCCGAGCTGGACCGGCGGGCGGGCTAG
- the murG gene encoding undecaprenyldiphospho-muramoylpentapeptide beta-N-acetylglucosaminyltransferase, whose product MNNPVRADAAAEVAGKAPVVVVAGGGTAGHIEPALALADAVMRLRPDAKVIALGTERGLENKLVPARGYPLELIPPVPMPRKPTPELLKMPLKVRDSVKRTRDVLERVGADVVVGFGGYVALPAYLAARGRTPIVVHEANEKPGLANKVGARFAVRVAVAVPGTPLAKAEVIGIPLRRSITSLDRAALRAEAREFFGLDPDAPTLLVFGGSQGAVSINGAVSGAAKEFADAGVGVLHAHGPKNTLVAQEFPGRPAYVPVPYLERMDLAYAAADAVVCRSGAMTVAEVSAVGLPAVFVPLPYGNGEQAVNARPAVDAGAGLMLADADLSPAKVAELVIPLVTDADRVAKMSAAAVGLGHREADETLAKIVLEAAGA is encoded by the coding sequence GTGAACAACCCCGTTAGAGCGGACGCCGCAGCCGAGGTCGCGGGCAAGGCGCCGGTGGTCGTGGTCGCCGGTGGCGGCACCGCAGGACACATCGAACCCGCTCTCGCCCTCGCCGACGCGGTGATGCGCCTGCGTCCCGACGCGAAGGTGATCGCGCTGGGGACCGAGCGCGGGCTGGAGAACAAGCTCGTCCCGGCGCGGGGCTACCCGCTGGAGCTGATCCCACCGGTGCCGATGCCGCGCAAGCCGACCCCCGAGCTGCTGAAGATGCCGCTGAAGGTCCGCGACTCGGTCAAGCGCACCCGTGACGTCCTGGAGCGGGTCGGCGCGGACGTCGTCGTCGGGTTCGGCGGTTACGTCGCGCTTCCGGCGTACCTCGCCGCGCGCGGGCGCACGCCGATCGTGGTGCACGAGGCCAACGAGAAGCCGGGCCTGGCGAACAAGGTCGGCGCGCGGTTCGCCGTCCGCGTCGCCGTCGCCGTCCCGGGGACGCCGCTGGCGAAGGCCGAGGTCATCGGCATCCCGCTGCGGCGCTCCATCACCTCGCTCGACAGGGCCGCGCTGCGCGCCGAGGCCCGTGAGTTCTTCGGGCTCGACCCCGACGCCCCGACGCTGCTGGTCTTCGGCGGCTCGCAGGGCGCGGTGTCGATCAACGGCGCGGTCTCCGGCGCTGCCAAGGAGTTCGCGGACGCCGGTGTCGGTGTCCTGCACGCCCACGGGCCGAAGAACACGCTGGTCGCCCAGGAGTTCCCCGGCAGGCCCGCGTACGTCCCGGTGCCGTATCTGGAGCGCATGGACCTGGCCTACGCCGCCGCCGACGCGGTGGTGTGCCGTTCCGGAGCGATGACCGTCGCCGAGGTCTCCGCGGTCGGCCTGCCCGCGGTGTTCGTCCCGCTGCCGTACGGCAACGGCGAACAGGCGGTCAACGCCCGGCCCGCGGTCGACGCGGGAGCAGGGCTGATGCTCGCCGACGCCGACCTCAGCCCCGCCAAGGTCGCCGAACTGGTGATCCCCCTGGTGACCGACGCCGACAGGGTCGCGAAGATGAGCGCGGCCGCGGTCGGCCTCGGCCACCGCGAGGCCGACGAGACCCTTGCCAAGATCGTGCTGGAGGCCGCAGGTGCCTGA
- a CDS encoding PASTA domain-containing protein, with protein MTRTDPTLVGTLLEGRYRVDKLLARGGMSSVYRGVDTRLDRQVAIKIMDPRFADDRSFVERFEREARSAARLHHPHVVAVHDQGFDTPGGEESGRAFLVMELVDGGTLRELLAERGPLDVALALSIAEPVLSALAAAHAAGLVHRDVKPENVLIGRGGTALSGGVVKVGDFGLVRAMASAGTTSSSVILGTVAYVSPEQVATGATTSSGDVYSAGILLYEMLTGRAPYTGDTALSVAYRHVNDDVPRPSELRPDIPPMLDELILRATRRDPAQRPPDAAAFLAELNHLRTALGVPAVGVPVPLPADADRETDAERTTPGIPAVPAVNPATATTVLTPVAEATMPVAEATMPVTGPRGTQAIQREQQFPAAQPPRTPPPRPKPTADDDEPQSRKRLYLMIAAAVVILGGLIGAFAFILNDTGPTSSSVPALTGMNQAAAGDALRSAKLTPAYTEEYSDTAAQHTVIRSDPAAGTSLAPGATVNVVLSKGRPIVPDIQAGTSQQDAETAIKAAQLTPGLGEQEYSDVAKGKVIRVDPSPGSQLNIGGQVTLILSKGPEPLPPVPDVTGQAKDAAFQILQQAGFQPFQAGEEFSDQYAAGQVIRTDPKGGGKASNRRIGVFVSNAVEVPNVTFKRMEEAIQILRQAGLDADREGRGNGNGHGGGNGGFDFVLQQDPQPGTKVPKGTKVRLRGFG; from the coding sequence GTGACACGCACGGACCCCACTCTGGTGGGCACTCTGCTCGAGGGCCGCTACCGGGTGGACAAGCTGCTCGCACGCGGTGGGATGTCGTCGGTGTACCGCGGCGTCGACACCCGCTTGGACCGCCAGGTCGCCATCAAGATCATGGACCCGCGGTTCGCCGACGACAGGTCCTTTGTCGAGCGCTTCGAACGGGAAGCCCGTTCGGCGGCCCGGCTGCACCATCCACATGTGGTGGCGGTGCACGACCAGGGCTTCGACACCCCCGGCGGGGAGGAGTCCGGCCGCGCGTTCCTGGTCATGGAACTCGTCGACGGCGGCACCCTGCGCGAACTGCTCGCCGAACGCGGTCCGCTGGACGTCGCGCTCGCGCTGAGCATCGCCGAGCCGGTGCTGTCCGCGCTGGCCGCGGCGCACGCCGCCGGACTGGTGCATCGCGACGTCAAACCGGAGAACGTGCTCATCGGACGCGGCGGGACGGCGCTCTCGGGCGGCGTGGTCAAGGTGGGCGACTTCGGCCTGGTCCGCGCGATGGCGAGCGCGGGCACCACGAGTTCGAGCGTCATCCTCGGCACCGTCGCCTACGTCTCGCCCGAGCAGGTCGCCACCGGCGCGACCACCTCGAGCGGCGACGTCTACTCGGCCGGGATCCTGCTGTACGAAATGCTCACCGGGCGGGCGCCGTACACCGGCGACACCGCGCTCTCGGTGGCGTACCGGCACGTCAACGACGACGTCCCGCGTCCGAGCGAACTACGCCCGGACATCCCGCCGATGCTGGACGAGCTGATCCTGCGCGCCACCCGGCGCGACCCCGCGCAGCGCCCGCCCGACGCCGCGGCGTTCCTCGCCGAGCTGAACCACCTGCGCACCGCCCTCGGTGTCCCGGCGGTCGGCGTCCCCGTGCCGCTGCCCGCGGACGCCGACCGGGAGACCGACGCCGAACGCACCACCCCCGGCATCCCGGCCGTCCCGGCGGTGAACCCCGCCACCGCGACGACGGTGCTGACGCCGGTCGCCGAAGCGACCATGCCGGTCGCCGAAGCGACCATGCCGGTCACCGGCCCGCGCGGCACCCAGGCGATACAGCGGGAGCAGCAGTTCCCCGCCGCCCAGCCGCCCCGGACGCCTCCCCCGCGTCCCAAACCGACCGCGGACGACGACGAACCGCAGTCGCGCAAACGCCTCTACCTGATGATCGCGGCCGCGGTGGTGATCCTCGGCGGCCTGATCGGCGCGTTCGCCTTCATCCTCAACGACACCGGACCGACCTCGTCGTCGGTGCCGGCGCTGACCGGGATGAACCAGGCCGCGGCCGGTGACGCGCTCCGGTCGGCGAAGCTGACCCCGGCCTACACCGAGGAGTACAGCGACACCGCCGCCCAGCACACGGTGATCCGGTCCGATCCGGCGGCGGGCACGTCGCTCGCGCCGGGCGCCACGGTCAACGTCGTGCTGTCCAAGGGCCGCCCGATCGTGCCGGACATCCAGGCCGGGACGAGCCAGCAGGACGCGGAGACGGCGATCAAGGCCGCGCAGCTGACCCCGGGCCTCGGCGAGCAGGAGTACAGCGACGTCGCCAAGGGCAAGGTGATCCGCGTCGACCCGAGCCCCGGTTCGCAGCTGAACATCGGCGGACAGGTCACGCTCATCCTGTCGAAGGGCCCCGAACCGCTTCCGCCGGTCCCGGACGTCACGGGCCAGGCCAAGGACGCCGCCTTCCAGATCCTGCAGCAGGCGGGCTTCCAGCCGTTCCAGGCGGGCGAGGAGTTCTCGGACCAGTACGCGGCAGGCCAGGTGATCCGCACCGACCCGAAGGGCGGCGGCAAGGCCAGCAACCGCCGGATCGGGGTATTCGTTTCGAACGCCGTCGAAGTACCCAATGTGACCTTCAAACGGATGGAGGAGGCGATCCAGATCCTGCGCCAGGCCGGGCTGGACGCCGACCGTGAGGGTCGAGGAAACGGCAACGGCCACGGCGGCGGAAACGGTGGTTTCGACTTCGTCCTGCAGCAGGATCCGCAGCCGGGCACGAAGGTGCCGAAGGGCACGAAAGTGCGGCTCAGGGGCTTCGGGTGA
- a CDS encoding TetR/AcrR family transcriptional regulator: MDVERSLDLLWRDRGDARQPTRGRKPKLTLDQVISTAVALADGAGEATVSMSQIAKELDVGTMTLYTYVPGKTELLDLMVDSVLAARDLPGPGDPRPDGWREQVRLYAERTLAVFRAHPWLRSTSMVRPVLGPGLMAGQEYLIAAVSDIGLAPRKAAAAANSIEIYVQANAALSAETAQVEQETGQSTDAWWGQRSVFWEKYFDVERHPAMTRIWESGGYEAETCEAADESFTFGLERMLDGIEALVAP; this comes from the coding sequence ATGGACGTCGAGCGCAGCCTCGATCTGTTGTGGCGTGACCGCGGCGATGCCCGGCAGCCGACCAGGGGGCGGAAGCCGAAACTGACCCTCGACCAGGTGATCTCCACCGCCGTCGCGCTCGCCGACGGCGCGGGCGAGGCGACCGTGTCGATGAGCCAGATCGCCAAGGAACTCGACGTCGGCACGATGACGCTCTACACCTACGTCCCCGGCAAGACGGAACTGCTCGACCTCATGGTGGACTCGGTGCTCGCCGCACGGGACCTCCCCGGCCCCGGCGATCCCCGGCCGGACGGCTGGCGCGAGCAGGTCCGGCTCTACGCGGAGCGCACCCTGGCCGTGTTCCGGGCGCATCCGTGGCTGCGCTCGACGTCGATGGTGCGGCCGGTGCTCGGGCCAGGGCTGATGGCGGGCCAGGAGTACCTGATCGCGGCGGTGTCGGACATCGGGCTGGCGCCGCGCAAGGCCGCGGCCGCCGCGAACAGCATCGAGATCTACGTCCAGGCGAACGCGGCGCTTTCAGCCGAGACAGCCCAGGTCGAGCAGGAGACCGGGCAGTCGACCGATGCCTGGTGGGGGCAGCGGTCGGTGTTCTGGGAGAAGTACTTCGACGTGGAACGGCATCCGGCGATGACGCGGATCTGGGAGAGCGGCGGCTACGAGGCGGAAACCTGCGAAGCCGCCGACGAGAGCTTCACGTTCGGCCTGGAGCGCATGCTGGACGGCATCGAAGCCCTCGTCGCCCCCTGA
- a CDS encoding MFS transporter, producing MRSRYRLAVYLTGATVARTGDELSGPALLLLGISVDGSAATGSALLAGLTIAAAAGGPLLGALLDRSARPGRLLAWALLAYAGGLGAVLALVEVPAAIAVAVAAGLLNPALAGGWTAQLPHVLGGTPLAKASALDAMTFTAASLAGPGLAGLVAAYAGAPAAVAVAITLVAAAFPAAWSLPAAEAKPARPIRRQLAAGFAVLFRNRALLRATATSTVSFVGIGIAVVCYPLLGAQRLGNPGFGALLLTVLAAASLVANAVLARRPPPPDRTVLVTTGLLGASFLLAAAGHDMVTLLAAAVLAGFAEGPQLSALFAIRHREAPPEVRAQVFTTAASVKITGLATGAAAAGPLSTLSVTAGLGAAAGFQLLAAATYVVLRTSGRTRTPSPARAA from the coding sequence ATGAGAAGCCGTTACAGACTCGCCGTCTACCTCACCGGTGCGACGGTCGCCCGAACCGGTGACGAGCTATCCGGACCGGCGTTGCTCCTGCTCGGCATCAGCGTCGACGGTTCGGCCGCCACCGGATCCGCGCTGCTGGCGGGCCTGACGATCGCCGCGGCGGCGGGCGGGCCGCTGCTCGGCGCGCTGCTCGACCGCAGCGCCCGGCCCGGACGGCTGCTGGCGTGGGCGCTGCTCGCCTACGCGGGCGGGCTCGGCGCGGTGCTCGCGCTCGTCGAAGTCCCCGCCGCGATCGCGGTGGCCGTCGCGGCCGGGCTGCTCAACCCGGCCCTGGCGGGCGGCTGGACGGCGCAGCTGCCCCATGTCCTCGGCGGGACACCGCTGGCGAAGGCCAGCGCACTGGACGCGATGACGTTCACCGCCGCGAGCCTCGCCGGGCCGGGGCTGGCTGGGCTCGTCGCCGCCTACGCCGGCGCTCCGGCCGCGGTGGCCGTCGCGATCACGCTGGTCGCGGCGGCCTTCCCCGCGGCGTGGTCGCTCCCCGCCGCCGAAGCGAAACCCGCGAGACCGATCCGCCGTCAGCTCGCCGCCGGGTTCGCGGTCCTCTTCCGCAACCGCGCGCTGCTGCGGGCCACCGCCACGTCCACGGTGTCCTTCGTCGGAATCGGGATCGCCGTCGTCTGCTATCCGCTGCTCGGCGCCCAACGGCTGGGAAACCCGGGCTTCGGCGCGCTCCTGCTCACCGTGCTGGCCGCCGCGTCACTGGTCGCGAACGCCGTACTGGCCCGCAGGCCGCCACCGCCGGACCGCACCGTGCTCGTCACCACCGGCTTGCTGGGCGCGAGCTTCCTGCTCGCGGCGGCGGGACACGACATGGTGACCCTGCTGGCCGCCGCTGTACTCGCCGGTTTCGCCGAAGGACCACAACTTTCGGCGCTTTTCGCCATCCGGCATCGCGAAGCGCCCCCGGAAGTGCGGGCTCAGGTTTTCACGACGGCGGCGAGCGTGAAGATCACCGGACTCGCGACGGGTGCCGCGGCCGCGGGCCCCTTGAGCACACTCTCCGTAACCGCCGGATTAGGTGCCGCGGCGGGATTCCAACTGCTCGCGGCTGCGACGTATGTCGTGCTCAGAACGTCCGGGCGGACTAGAACGCCATCGCCTGCGCGCGCCGCTTGA